The genomic interval AACTAGAAAACCTCATTCATTAGTCTTTATGCAAATCTGATCTTCATGACTTGTCCTCCACACctttggatcttcatcaacTTTATGGAGACCAATATATGTACCTTCACTCATCCCTACAACATAATATCAATTACAGAAGAGATTGTAAAATGATTCAATTGTAACCTAACCTAATCCAGAAGTCTGGATACCTTCTAACAGTAAACCTCAATAAGAAAACTGCATCATCAAGCACTATATATCAAAACGATTAGTTAGGGATGGCATGGTACGGTTACCAACATTTTTTTACCATTACCTATTACCAACCAACTATAATTGGTAAACAAAATTTTATTACCATTACCAACGACCAAAGTCGGTATACCGACATGTTGGTACGATACGATTGGGTCTTTACCAACATTAAATTGggccagtttttttttcatgaaaaaTAAGACCTGACCCAAATCTTTTAGGGTTTTCCTGCTACGAAATAATCAACAAAGAGTTATAAAACCAACTTAACAAGGTTCATACAAGTGAATCATACAACATTACAGCCACAAGTCACAAACATagttcaaaacttcaaattgTTCAATAACACATTAACAAATCACAAACATAGTTGAGAACAAGCTGCTGGACTGCTGCAAGGCTGCAGTGTTGCTAGTCTGCCTAGATGCCTAGTCATCCAACCATCCCTTGTAGTTCACTAGTTCTTGAGTTCTTCTGCCATTAACAAACAAGAAAACACACAAATGAGAGAAATGTATAGTATGCAGCAAGCCAACAACCTATAGTATGCAACAATGCAATAATTTGGCAGCTAATTAACACCCAGATGGTGAAACCTTGAAACATGATGAGCTGTGAATGGAGACACTGAAAGTGACTGTCAAAGTTTTACGCCAAAGTAGTAAACAACGACCCATCTAGTACTAAACTACTAATGAGAGAGAATCGAGAGAGATCGAGAGACCAGAGAGGCAGCGACTGAGAGCGGTCGAGCTCGAGAGGAAGCGACGGAGACGGCTAAGAGTGGTCGAGCTTGAGAGTAAGCGAGAGTGAGAGTAGGTACCAGAGAGGTGAGACTTGAGAGGGttgagagacagagagagtgagaggcGTTGAAGCTGCGAATGAGGTATGAGGAAATTAACTGTCGGTACGGTAATTACCGTTGTAATGAAAATCTATTACCGTACCGTACCGCCAAGTCTATAATTGGTACGGTAACCAACCGCAAAAGTCGGTTACCAATTTAATTAGCTCAGTTGGTTTTGCGGTAATCGTGGTAAATTCTCATACCATGCCAGCCCTACGATTAGTAAATATGCAGAGACAACCCTCTCTATTACATTGACAACAAAAATTAACCAACCCTCtacatattttttattagttGATATATACACACCAGCAAAATCCCACTTCCAACAAAATTTTCATGGCAAATATAACATGAAATTATGAGCTTAATCCCATGTATAAATTCACATTATATGCGAGAAGTCGTTTGGTAATTAACCTAGTCATGTTTTTGATTCCTCCAAATTAATAAATACGTtaatgttataaaaaaaacacatatcTAGAATTATTTCTACTTCTCTTTCCAATTCTTGATGACATGTAAACAAAGGATCGAATGATAATCATTCCTTCCATTTTCCATTTTGGCCCTCtttttctcattctttctttttctcatttccTTTTAATTCTCATTTAAGTTTAATATATGCCCCCTGAGTCTCTCATATTCTTTGTAGGTGACCGTTAGTGTGTAAGGGGTTGTGATATATGAAGATGATATCATGCTTATCTGGTGAGGTAGCGTCATGTTGCGGCGGCGCAATCATGGTGTCGTGGTGGAGGCAGCCGAATTAAAGTGGTGGCATAAGAACCGTATGTTGAATGTGGATGGGAGAAGAAATAATTTGATAACCCTATTAGTCTTTTAAGTCTTTGGTGCTATATTGTGTGGCCTAGAAGGTTGGGCATAGGGTTCTCAATCTTTTCATGCATTTTCTTATATGGACTAGgcatgtaaatatatattttttaaagacACTTCTAAccctcttttaaaaaaaagtttgaaAAAGACAGACAAAGCGCATATGGAAGGACGTGATATCGCTTTCATACACTACAACACAAAGGTTATTTAGCAAGGAATTTATTTTTGAAGAATTTATTTTCCTCATAAAATGTCACATTTTACGATgaatattttgttttctcacTAAATATTCTCATGTTTTCTACGAGAAACAAATTTCTCTCACAATAAACTACTTTTCACGACAAAAATATTAGTTTCTCACTAAAAATGGTCATTATTTGGTCTCACAAGCTAGGATATTATTAGCGAGAAAAGTTGAGATTTTGGTGAGGAACTTTTTAGTCGTAAAATACACATTTAACGAGGAAATTATGATTTCGTCGTTATAGTTTTGGCGgaaaaaattgtaaaactcGTTGAATTCAATAGCGACAAATATAAGATTTCCTCGTTAGAAATATTTGTTACGCGAGAAATTAATTCCTCATCAAAATAACCTATACTGAGGAAATTATTGTTTCCTCACGATAAGTTTGGCGGAAATTGTGCGAAACCCGCCAAATAAAATAACGACAAATATAAGGTTTCCTCGTTAGAAATATGTGTTACGCGAGAAATTAATTCCTCGTCAAAAGAACCTATACCGAGGAAATTATTTTTTCCTCACGATAAGTTTGGCGGAAAATTGTGCGAAACGCACCAAATTTAATAGCGACAAATATAAGGTTTCCTCACTAAAAATATATGTTACGCGAGAAATTAATTCCTCGTCAAAAGAACCTATACCGAGGAATTATTGTTTTCTCACGGTAAGTTTGGTGGAAAATTGTGCAAAACCCGTCAAATTTAATGGCGACAAGTTTTAGGTTTCCTCACTAAAGTTCTGTGTTTTACGAAGAATTATTTTCTCAGAATAAGGAGTTATTTGTGAGGAAATAAAAATTCGTCGTTATTTTTTTTGGCGACAATTTGTTTGGAATCCGCCAAATTCAATGGCGAGAAGACCATTGTTTCCTGACTAAACATTCATAGTTTATGAGGAACTACTTCCTTGACCAAAGTTTCATTTCGTCGGTAAATAATGATAtcgttgttgtttgtttggtGAAAACTCTTGCAAGACCCTTCAAACTCAATGACGACTAAAATATGTTATTATTGTTAAAGATTAAATTTTCACTGATGAATAGTTTCCTCGCCAATTTGGTCACCGTCAAAGCTTGCCTAGGGGAAGTCACTCATGAAATTGAGGATTTATTAGAGACAATTCATAAGCAACAAAGATGATGAAAACTCACCATGCCACCATGATCAAAAGCTTGACCAATCctacaaaatatataatcGATTACCAAGAACAACATGAACCAATTCTAATCAAATCTTACAAAACTAATACTAATTGCCACAAGAAAAGAATTAAGCCTTACAAAACTAAtactaaataaataaataattaccaCAGGAGTTTGTCATTAAGTCACGAATAAAGATACGATtttcaacaaacaaaaaaagaaacagtTTAGTTATTCTTGGATTTAAGCTATATTATAAATTAATCACTATCTTCATCACTTTCTTCCTCATAACCATCTTCtggatcatcatcatcttcttcttcttcttcagtgtCGCCACTTATGAAGTTCTCACCTTTATCATCATTCATCCATTCATTATTCCCAACATCTAAAGTAATAACTTCTGGCTCAATATCGTGAAAATGTAATTCAGGAGTTTGAAAACCCTCTTCTTGAACGACCCACTGGACATCATTAAACTCATCTTGCTGATACGCATCAGTTGTCACTGGATCAACATCATCCTCATCTATCTCTTCATTAGTATCTTCAACCTCCGGGACATCCCATACATGTCTCAGTTGCACCTTCTGTACAACTTTCCAGTGAGAACCCAATTTATAGTCATCAAGATAAAATACTTGTTGGGCTTCTGTAGCAAGTATGAATGGTTCATCATCATACCACGTTGAGCTTGTATTAATGCTAGTGAGATTATAATCAAAATGTATCATTCTCTTCCTTTCGTCTCTACTTGATAAATCAGTGTTGAACCATTTACACTTGAATAAGAAGACTTGATTCATATGCAAGTATGTCAACTCCACAACACTTAGTACAATACCATAATAATCATGACTTCCACCAGTGAATACTCCTGGAACATACACCCCACTATATTGGGTAATGCGATGATCGTCAAGATCTTTTGTATGAAATCGAACTCCATCAACAATACAACCAGTGTACGTATGAACACGTATATCCGGCTTACAAGCTAGACAATATAGCTTATCAGTTGCATCTACAATTCCATTTTCTCTCATGCTAGTCATCTATGAATTCCAATGAAAATATTTAGTTATTGATACAAAATATAATATACTAATTATTAATATTGAGTTGAATAACTTACCCCTTTTTGAAACCAATTTGGAAACTCCTTTTCTTGTCTTTTATACAAGTTGGCACTACTTCTTTGCATCAACTCATCCTCATGTTCTTTGCATATGtgaattaaataattaaatacattAGAACATGCATGCATCCATGTACTAATGATCACTGATGCACAAAAAGTTCTACACTTGCTTTTTCAAACATGCTACAGTTTAAATTTGATgacgtttaatttgaaaaacattATTGAACTTAATAAACGCAAATGCAGAAAATGGCACTTACTTGAGATAAGGTTGCACCTCATCACAGTTATATAACACATACCAATGAGCTTTATCCACCTCCTTTCGGTCCAGTAATTTATACTTTTTCCCACTAAATGGACGAACTTTTTGAGAGAACACTGATAAATCAACACCTACTTCGTTATGTTCTACATCAACATTGTGTTCTGCTCGATTGAAACGGGTTTCAATCTCACGAAAATacatagaacagaacgtaactgCTTCATTCACAATATATGCTTCTGCAATAGAACCTTCAGGTTTAGCTTTATTTGTAACATATTTTTTATATGTCCCCAGATTTCTCTCAATTGGATACATCCACCAATAGGTAACCAGACCACCAAGTATAGCTTCACGAGGTAACACTTGTATTCATTAACCACAAATGTTGATTATTgtcttatttttttattagccCATTGGACTTAACATTGGGCCATGTTTCCCCAGAGTCCATGCCCAAAATAAAACCTCAGTGACTGTCCATAGTCAGACGGTTCGAACGTTCAACCACTTAATAAATGACAATTACAGTCAAACCTTGGGAAAACTGTTAGTTGTAAATCCAGTCCACGTGGCCACCCGGTTCACTTGACTACCATAATTAGGCATAATTGCCGTTCTTAATCCCTATGTTAGCGCGAGAGATCTTATCCATTGGATTGTGGCTTCTTCTCCTATAAAATTGATAACATCTCAAGGatgaaaacacaaaaaatttCGAGTTGCCAGTTTTCTCTCGGGGTTTCGAAACCTCTCAAAATTCCCAAATTCTTTCCTCCAAATTCCGTCATATTTCCATAAACTGGTTTAGACGTAAAAATACATCCTCATGTATACGGTCGGCGTAAAAACCTATCCTTATGCTAGACTTTCTTGGAATCCCCCCGATGGTCAGCGGCCATCAACGTCTCGGCTCAACTGTCTCGATTGTAGGCTGCGTAGGAGGGATGATTGCTTCTCCCAACCCTCCAGAAGCAGAGTGCAGCCTACTTGATGCCAAGTTGGATCTCATATGCACCATTTAGCTGCCGAGATCTATCATGGCGAGAGTGAGGTAGTTAGGACAATCTGCCCAGCAACCCTGTGTTCCCATAGGCAACAGCATCGTGGAGCGAATGAAAAAGGAGTGCAAACGACTGCCAAGGGTGACGCTACCAGGGACCGGCAGCTTAGTTTCTCATTAGTGTAGGAATGTCCCTGGCCGATGCGGCTAGGGTTAGCATAGGACAATTGTGGCTTTCATGTAATGTTGCAAGCATTGTTGTATGAATAAAAAATTCTGGGGTGGTTTTCCCTTTGGCAATCAACCTTTTGTTTAGTTCATTTTGGCGAATAATTGTGTAATAAATTGACATTTGAACTAAAGTGGAGAATGTTATGGAGATAATCAACGCAAATAGTACAAAGAAAATTCTGAGATAAACATAATGGAGATGTAAAATTGGAGACCAACTACTGTAGCGGAGAGAACTACCGGGCGATTGAAACATGGGCTACTTGGGGAAGTAGCGGAGATGTTGAGCATTCTAGGGGTATGCTAACTTGCGGCCGGATGTGTCCTGGAGATAGAATGCGGCATGTCTAGCCGCTTCAATTATTTCCATGGGACCTTCCCACTTAGGGTGTAAACCGACAGGTCGGGGCCTCACTTCTTTCATCACCTAATCACCGACCGCCAGGGGGCGATGATTGACCTTCTTGTTGTAGTGTTGGGTGATGCGTTTCTTTCCATTGATATTCCGTAAGTGGGCATTATCTCAGCGTTCTTCCAGCAAGTCCATATTGAGCTGGAGGCCGGCGACATTCGTATTTGAGTCATAGCCTTTGACTTGCTCGGAAGGAACCTCAATCTCTACCGGGATTACGACCTCCGTACTAAAAGATAGAAGGAAAAGAGACTGTCCTGTGGCCGTTGTCGGGGTCATCCGAAGCTCCCACAATACCTCTAGGAGTTTCTGAGCCCAAAGTCTGGTGGCCTTGATTAGGCACTTTTTCAGGTTCTACTTGTTGAGCTTGTTGATGGCTTCGACCTGACCATCAGTCTGGGGGTGTGTTGGGGAAGCATATAAGACGGTCGTGTCATTCTTATGGGTAAACGCCCGGAACTTGTCATTGTCAAACTGGGTGCCATTGTCCGTGACAAAAGTCTCCGGGATACTAAATTGGCAGTACACACAACGCCATAAGAACTTTATCACCCAGTCTATGGTGATCTTTGCCATTCGTTCTGCCTCCATCCATTTAGTGTGGTAGTCCACTGCCACAATGACATACCTGAACTGTCCTGGGGAGACCAGTAGTTCCCTTATTAAGTCAAGTCCCCATTGTGTGAAAGGGACTAGGGAGATTATAACTGAGAGCGGGAAAGACGGGCGACTGATGTAGTTGGCGTACTGGTGGTATTGTACACATGCCCAACTATGGTGTTGGTGTCGGCCTCCATCGTGGGCCAGTAATACCTCGTCTAGAGGGCTTTAAAGGCTACGTTTCGTGCTCCTGCATGGTTGCCGCATATCCCACCATGCAACTCGTTTAACACATATCGACCTTGCTCTGGGGCCAAACATTTGAGTTGTGGGAAAGATTGACCGCCTGGTAAAATTTACCATCGCGGACCATGTAGAGGGCGGCCTTATGTCGTAGGTATTTTGCTTCGGTTTCATCGAGTGACAATTGCCCGATTGTCAAGTAGGTGATAAAGGGGTCCATCCATGATGGTGGGGGAGCCTGCTTGATGGCGAAGATTTCTGAATATGGCCAGGCTGTGAGCCCttgaaaatttatttattctttCTGGTATTGTTATCACTTTAACcgacatttttctaatatgtcaatttttttgtttttattatttttgtgttaaaTACGCGTCGTCACACAAATGAGGGTATTCACAGAATATTTTCCGTACACTCGGTTAATTTTCTACACATATATGAAGTTGACGATTACTTAAGCCGCAGTTTCAGAAATTacactttttatatttttaaatcttAGCCCTTGATCTCCATCATTTGATTGAACTTCATACCCAGCTCGATTATGTCCTTTCAttaatttgaaactaattTGGGATTTTCCTCCCTGTTTTTCTCTGTTTTCCTCCGCCGCAACCATTCGAGCTCCGACAAGACCCATTTTGGAACTTAGGTGATGAGAAGAGCTCAGAGAGGACTTATATGTGGAGTGAAAAATCCTTGGAGCAGCGCCGACGATCAAGGTTGGAGCACGGAGGCGCACTAGCTCTGATTGGAGGATCGTTGAGGTATTAACCATTTCTCTTCGATGTTAGTGTGGTTATGATCGTTGTGTTGTTACGATGTCTTctatgtaatttcatgttaaGTTAGAGGAGTGTAGATGTCGGATTTTAGCCAGAAACCGATCGGAGATCATAGGGTGAAAACCCTGGTTTTTACCGAGAGAAGGTTACCCTTTTCCCCTTTTACTACTatgtgaaatgacattttaccCATGTAGTGTTTAATATTTACTGTTATGCCCTTGGTCACCATCTTACTCTTACGGAGTTACTGTTTACGGTCTTACCATTTACATATGGTTCAGTTAATTACCTTTTTTGAATTTATGAATTGAATTGGGAATTTAGTGTTAAAATTTAAAGTTGGTTCACACATTTGAACCATGGAATATGGCTACATGACGTTTGTTTTCGATTAAACATCTACTTTGGTCTCTTGCCCGGTTTGAGAATTAAGAACGCACCAAATTTAGAATCGTGTTAAAGATAGTGAATTAAATCACTGATTTGATATTGATTTTTTACGCCCTAATGTGTACTTAATATTAGTTGGTGTTGTAAATCGGTGATTATTTAGTTTGCCGAGTCACTTCCCATTTTGGTCGACTCGTTAGACTTGGTCAAGGTCAAGGTCAACCTTTGACctttcctagtcaaactaggaaatgTCCATTTGATCAAGATAAATATTACCTTGGCCTTCGTATCATTTGGTTGCTTTATAGTCCTGAGGATCTTATTTTACAGTGTTCAGCTTTCTGATCTCCGAGTTGGATCCAGTTGACGTTATTGGCGTACTATGGTATTTCTAGTCTTTCGACTTGGTCATTTACCCTATTGTCGGACTGAGTTGGTCATTGAGACTTAGATtatgttttttgtttgatgtttGAGTCTTACATTGCTACCTTTTGCGTTTATTTATTTACGTCTATATTTCATTTGCTCCTCATATCTTATCGTCagcttaatttaattttattcatAGCCTTGTAGTTTCGGGTTGATAGGTTGTCGACACGTTAGGTTTGACGTGTTAGTAACTTATTAATTCGGGCCTACGACAAATATTGTTGCATTTCGGTCTTGGAAATAGTCCCGGAGTGTGACACATGCGATGCTTGGTTGTTCCAGGATTTCCACCTGGACACCGGGCATCGCCACATCTGGATCAAAGGTAGCTAATCGGGTGAGCGCACCCGCTTTAGCGTTCTTAGCTCGGGCGATCTGTTTGACTTCAA from Argentina anserina chromosome 2, drPotAnse1.1, whole genome shotgun sequence carries:
- the LOC126782140 gene encoding uncharacterized protein LOC126782140, encoding MEADTNTIVGHVYNTTRQFRYVIVAVDYHTKWMEAERMAKITIDWVIKFLWRCVYCQFSIPETFVTDNGTQFDNDKFRAFTHKNDTTVLYASPTHPQTDGQVEAINKLNK